In Hevea brasiliensis isolate MT/VB/25A 57/8 chromosome 13, ASM3005281v1, whole genome shotgun sequence, a single genomic region encodes these proteins:
- the LOC110661228 gene encoding blue copper protein-like — protein sequence MARIAFISLAILAIAVTSLVPCSMAETLVVGDGLGWLVPPGGDLAYATWAAINTFTVGDVLLFNFTTGQQDVARVTKEAYLTCNSTNPISLKTTGPANFTLNTTGEYFFISTMDAHCPLGQRLAIYVTAPGPHHAPHPHHPPAAPSPVSPRAPVTYTVGDGLGWLVPPGGPLAYMTWAYNKTFIVEDTLAFNFVDGLQDVALVTKEAYETCNTNSTIQVWSTSPVKILLNSTGDYFFTSTYPRHCILGQQLAIRVVSSSGTTDHGSAPTSSIAHPPSSSSTSSPVTEGPVAGSPLPASSAPSRVLAGFFITFLSIFIAVF from the exons ATGGCCAGAATAGCATTCATCAGTTTAGCCATTTTAGCCATTGCAGTGACTTCACTTGTACCCTGCTCTATGGCAGAGACGCTTGTTGTTGGGGATGGCTTGGGCTGGTTGGTGCCTCCAGGTGGTGACCTCGCTTATGCTACTTGGGCAGCCATTAATACCTTCACAGTTGGTGATGTTCTCT TGTTCAATTTCACTACTGGACAACAAGATGTAGCCAGGGTCACAAAGGAAGCATATCTAACCTGCAATTCAACGAATCCCATCTCCCTGAAAACAACTGGTCCGGCAAATTTCACCTTAAACACCACTGGTGAATACTTCTTTATCTCTACGATGGACGCACACTGCCCATTAGGCCAAAGGCTAGCCATCTATGTAACTGCCCCTGGACCCCATCATGCTCCTCATCCTCATCATCCACCCGCAGCCCCTTCGCCAGTCTCTCCCAGAGCACCAGTGACCTACACCGTTGGCGATGGCTTGGGCTGGCTTGTCCCTCCTGGTGGTCCACTCGCTTACATGACCTGGGCCTATAACAAGACTTTCATCGTTGAAGACACTCTAG CTTTCAACTTTGTGGATGGACTACAAGATGTTGCCCTGGTGACCAAGGAAGCCTATGAGACCTGCAACACAAATAGCACCATCCAAGTTTGGTCTACAAGTCCTGTAAAGATCTTACTCAATTCTACTGGGGATTATTTCTTCACTTCCACGTATCCACGCCACTGCATCTTGGGTCAGCAGCTAGCCATTAGGGTGGTCTCCAGCAGCGGTACTACTGATCATGGTAGTGCACCTACGTCTAGCATCGCCCATCCTCCATCAAGCAGCAGCACAAGCAGTCCCGTGACAGAGGGCCCTGTGGCTGGTTCTCCTCTTCCAGCCAGCTCAGCTCCATCGAGGGTTCTTGCTGGATTCTTCATTACCTTTTTGTCCATTTTCATAGCTGTGTTTTAG